DNA sequence from the Candidatus Stygibacter australis genome:
AAAAATGATCTCTTCAATGCCGTCATCCTTAAAGAAGTTAATAAACTTAATAAAGAATTAACTTCTATATGCGTAAAAGATATAACTGGACTCCAAAAAGTTGTTGCCATCAGCAATACATTCTTCACTTTTTTTATTCATCATAGAAAGTCTTTCAATAATATCATTTTCTTTGATATCACCTATGAAGAGAATAAACCGAAAAATGATAGCGAAGAATCACAGAGTTCCTTTGGTATTGAAGCAGAAAGCATTCACCAGGAAAACCTTGATCTCTTGCTGAAGGCTATTGAACTAGGTAAAAAAGATGGCTCCATTATCTCTAAATTTACACCCAAACAGCT
Encoded proteins:
- a CDS encoding TetR/AcrR family transcriptional regulator; translated protein: MEIKKRKEWEKRSKQNRIIDLAEELFNENGYEATTLDIIANNVGYSKRNLYQYFTDKNDLFNAVILKEVNKLNKELTSICVKDITGLQKVVAISNTFFTFFIHHRKSFNNIIFFDITYEENKPKNDSEESQSSFGIEAESIHQENLDLLLKAIELGKKDGSIISKFTPKQL